One Phenylobacterium hankyongense DNA segment encodes these proteins:
- the acnA gene encoding aconitate hydratase AcnA, with translation MASVDSLKTRRELVVGDKTYAYYSLRAAEEAGLSGVSRLPISMKVLLENLLRNEDGQSVGLDDLKAIAAWVENKGAVEHEISFRPARVLMQDFTGVPAVVDLAAMRDAMTSLGANPEKINPLNPVDLVIDHSVMVDYFGTSKAFGENVEREYERNMERYRFLRWGSSAFNNFRVVPPGTGICHQVNLEYLAQTVWTNDDEGQTVAYPDTVVGTDSHTTMVNGLAVLGWGVGGIEAEAAMLGQPIPMLIPEVIGFRVENALPEGATATDLVLTVTQMLRKKGVVGKFVEFYGPGLANLTLEDQATIANMAPEYGATCGFFPVTRSTIDYLTATGRTPERIALVEAYAKEQGIWREPSDPDPVFTDTLELDLAGVLPSLAGPKRPQDRVVLTSAASEFKAALANDFGKPDDAAVRVKVEGENFDVGHGDVVIAAITSCTNTSNPSVLIAAGLVAKKAIEKGLKVKPWVKTSLAPGSQVVTDYLKAAGLTKHLDALGFNLVGYGCTTCIGNSGPLPEPISEAVQKGDLVAVSVLSGNRNFEGRVNPDVRANYLASPPLVVAYALAGSMQIDLATEPLGEGKDGKPVYLKDIWPTSAEVAALQRKHVTNKMFATRYADVFKGDKAWQGIKVSGGQTYAWDTGSTYVQNPPYFEGMTMEPKPVTDIVEARVLAVFGDSITTDHISPAGSIKASSPAGVYLRDHQVPTSEYNSYGARRGNHEIMMRGTFANIRIRNRITPDIEGGVTKHFPSGDQMSIYDAAMRYQSEGRPLVVFAGKEYGTGSSRDWAAKGTKLLGVRAVVAESFERIHRSNLVGMGVLPLQFLQEGWHKLGLTGEEIVTIRGLTELAPRKQLIVEMYRPSDGRIARFPVRCRIDTPTELEYFKNGGILNYVLRNLARQAA, from the coding sequence ATGGCGTCTGTCGACAGCCTGAAAACCCGCCGCGAACTCGTGGTGGGCGACAAGACCTACGCTTACTACAGCCTTCGCGCCGCCGAGGAAGCCGGACTTTCAGGCGTGTCGCGCCTGCCGATCTCCATGAAGGTGCTGCTGGAGAACCTGCTGCGCAACGAGGACGGCCAGTCGGTCGGGCTCGACGACCTGAAGGCCATCGCCGCCTGGGTCGAGAACAAGGGCGCCGTCGAACACGAGATCAGCTTCCGCCCGGCGCGCGTGCTGATGCAGGACTTCACCGGCGTGCCGGCGGTGGTCGACCTGGCCGCCATGCGCGACGCCATGACCAGCCTCGGCGCCAATCCGGAGAAGATCAACCCGCTGAACCCGGTGGACCTGGTCATCGACCACTCGGTGATGGTCGACTACTTCGGCACCTCCAAGGCCTTCGGCGAGAACGTCGAGCGCGAGTACGAGCGCAACATGGAGCGTTACCGCTTCCTGCGCTGGGGCTCCTCGGCCTTCAACAACTTCCGCGTCGTGCCGCCCGGCACCGGCATCTGTCACCAGGTGAACCTGGAATACCTGGCCCAGACCGTCTGGACCAATGACGACGAAGGCCAGACCGTGGCCTATCCCGACACCGTGGTCGGCACCGACAGCCATACCACCATGGTCAACGGCCTGGCGGTGCTGGGCTGGGGCGTGGGCGGCATCGAGGCCGAGGCGGCCATGCTCGGCCAGCCGATCCCGATGCTGATCCCGGAAGTCATTGGCTTCCGCGTCGAGAACGCCCTTCCCGAGGGCGCGACCGCCACCGACCTGGTGCTCACCGTCACCCAGATGCTGCGCAAGAAGGGCGTGGTCGGCAAGTTCGTGGAGTTCTACGGCCCGGGCCTCGCCAACCTGACCCTGGAAGACCAGGCGACGATCGCCAACATGGCCCCGGAATACGGCGCCACCTGCGGCTTCTTCCCGGTCACCCGCTCCACCATCGACTACCTCACCGCCACCGGCCGCACGCCGGAGCGGATCGCCCTGGTGGAAGCCTACGCCAAGGAACAGGGCATCTGGCGCGAGCCGAGCGACCCCGATCCGGTGTTCACCGACACCCTGGAGCTCGACCTCGCCGGCGTGCTGCCGTCGCTGGCCGGCCCCAAGCGCCCGCAGGACCGGGTGGTGCTCACCAGCGCGGCTTCCGAGTTCAAGGCGGCCCTGGCCAACGACTTCGGCAAGCCCGACGACGCGGCCGTGCGGGTCAAGGTCGAAGGCGAGAACTTCGACGTCGGCCACGGCGACGTGGTGATCGCGGCGATCACCTCCTGCACCAACACCTCCAACCCGAGCGTGCTGATCGCCGCCGGGCTGGTCGCCAAGAAGGCGATCGAAAAGGGCCTGAAGGTGAAGCCCTGGGTGAAGACCTCGCTCGCCCCCGGCAGCCAGGTGGTCACCGACTACCTGAAGGCGGCCGGCCTGACCAAGCACCTGGACGCGCTGGGCTTCAACCTGGTGGGCTATGGCTGCACCACCTGCATCGGCAACTCCGGCCCGCTGCCGGAGCCGATCTCCGAGGCGGTGCAGAAGGGCGACCTGGTGGCCGTCTCCGTGCTCTCCGGCAACCGCAACTTCGAAGGCCGGGTGAACCCCGACGTGCGCGCCAACTACCTGGCCTCGCCGCCGCTGGTGGTGGCTTACGCGCTGGCCGGCTCGATGCAGATCGACCTCGCCACCGAGCCGCTCGGCGAAGGCAAGGACGGCAAGCCGGTCTACCTGAAGGACATCTGGCCGACCTCGGCCGAAGTGGCGGCGCTGCAGCGCAAGCACGTCACCAACAAGATGTTCGCCACCCGCTACGCCGACGTCTTCAAGGGCGACAAGGCCTGGCAGGGGATCAAGGTCTCCGGCGGCCAGACCTACGCCTGGGACACCGGCTCCACCTACGTGCAGAACCCGCCCTACTTCGAGGGCATGACCATGGAGCCGAAGCCGGTCACCGACATCGTCGAGGCCCGCGTCCTCGCCGTGTTCGGCGACTCGATCACCACCGACCACATCTCGCCCGCCGGCTCGATCAAGGCCTCGTCCCCGGCCGGCGTCTACCTGCGTGACCACCAGGTGCCGACCTCGGAGTACAACTCCTACGGCGCGCGCCGCGGCAACCACGAGATCATGATGCGCGGCACCTTCGCCAACATCCGGATCCGCAACCGCATCACGCCGGACATCGAAGGCGGGGTGACCAAGCACTTCCCCTCCGGCGACCAGATGTCGATCTACGACGCGGCCATGCGCTACCAGTCCGAGGGCCGGCCGCTGGTCGTGTTCGCGGGCAAGGAATACGGCACCGGCTCGTCGCGCGACTGGGCGGCCAAGGGCACCAAGCTGCTGGGCGTTCGTGCCGTGGTCGCCGAGAGCTTCGAGCGCATCCACCGCTCGAACCTGGTGGGCATGGGCGTGCTGCCGCTGCAGTTCCTGCAGGAAGGCTGGCACAAGCTCGGCCTCACCGGCGAGGAGATCGTCACCATCCGCGGCCTGACGGAGCTCGCGCCCCGCAAGCAGCTGATCGTCGAGATGTACCGTCCCAGCGACGGCCGGATCGCCCGCTTCCCGGTGCGTTGCCGGATCGATACGCCGACCGAGCTCGAGTACTTCAAGAACGGCGGCATCCTGAACTACGTGCTGCGCAACCTCGCGCGGCAAGCGGCCTAG
- a CDS encoding inner membrane-spanning protein YciB, with the protein MSEQNRRYVRYFVDYAGLAAFLVTLAITRSAVTATWGLVGGAAAAILAGLIFERRLAPMALVTGVLALIFGGLTLFLHDERFIKIKPTILYTAFGLFLLTGLLRGKNPLRVLMGDAFHLPDPVVRTLTLRYTLFFFALAIANEAVWRTQSTMTWALFKFPGTVAIIFVFTMLQAPLMMKHAPPEDGPQPDSEAGRGDRP; encoded by the coding sequence ATGAGCGAGCAGAACCGGCGCTACGTCCGCTACTTCGTCGACTACGCGGGGCTCGCCGCCTTCCTGGTGACGCTGGCCATCACCCGCAGCGCGGTGACCGCCACCTGGGGCCTGGTGGGCGGCGCGGCCGCCGCCATCCTCGCCGGGCTGATCTTCGAGCGCCGGCTGGCGCCCATGGCGCTGGTGACCGGGGTCCTGGCGCTGATCTTCGGCGGGCTGACGCTGTTCCTGCACGACGAGCGCTTCATCAAGATCAAGCCGACCATCCTCTACACCGCGTTCGGCCTGTTCCTGCTGACCGGCCTGCTGCGCGGCAAGAACCCGCTCCGGGTGCTGATGGGCGACGCCTTCCACCTGCCCGATCCGGTGGTCCGCACCCTGACCCTGCGCTACACCCTGTTCTTCTTCGCCCTGGCCATCGCCAACGAGGCGGTGTGGCGCACCCAGAGCACCATGACCTGGGCGCTGTTCAAGTTCCCCGGCACGGTGGCGATCATCTTCGTCTTCACGATGCTGCAGGCGCCGCTGATGATGAAGCACGCGCCGCCCGAGGACGGACCTCAGCCCGACTCCGAGGCCGGCCGCGGCGACCGTCCCTGA
- a CDS encoding DUF1223 domain-containing protein: MRKAAVFSLILLALPAAAAAKPPVVVELYTAQGCASCGEANAYVAKLAERPGVLALTFPVDYWDYLGWSDTFAKPEFAERQKAYEARLSLREPYTPQVVVDGRGEVAGLKTDRVERLVRDAAKAPHNPPDIHFVGARRVDVGSGRAPKGGAEVWLVRYDPRQQDVAVKTGDNRGQTIVHKNVVREIARLGSWRGRPAAFKVPAASDDGLKTVVIIQAGRGGRVIGVAQPNA; this comes from the coding sequence ATGCGGAAAGCCGCGGTTTTCAGCCTGATCCTGCTCGCCCTGCCTGCCGCCGCGGCCGCCAAGCCGCCCGTGGTGGTGGAGCTCTACACCGCCCAGGGGTGCGCCTCCTGCGGCGAGGCCAACGCTTATGTGGCCAAGCTGGCCGAGCGCCCGGGCGTGCTCGCCCTGACCTTTCCGGTGGACTACTGGGACTACCTCGGCTGGTCCGACACCTTCGCCAAGCCGGAGTTCGCCGAGCGGCAGAAGGCCTATGAGGCCCGGCTCTCCCTGCGCGAGCCCTATACGCCGCAGGTGGTGGTCGACGGGCGCGGCGAGGTCGCCGGCCTGAAGACCGACCGCGTCGAGCGCCTGGTCCGCGACGCGGCCAAGGCGCCGCACAATCCGCCGGACATCCATTTCGTGGGCGCGCGCCGGGTCGACGTCGGCTCCGGCCGCGCGCCCAAGGGCGGCGCCGAGGTGTGGCTGGTCCGCTATGACCCGCGCCAGCAGGACGTCGCTGTCAAGACCGGCGACAACCGCGGCCAGACCATCGTGCACAAGAACGTGGTCCGCGAGATCGCCCGCCTGGGCTCCTGGCGTGGCCGGCCGGCGGCGTTCAAGGTCCCCGCGGCCTCCGACGACGGCCTGAAGACGGTGGTGATCATCCAGGCCGGCCGCGGCGGCCGGGTGATCGGCGTCGCCCAGCCGAACGCCTGA
- a CDS encoding MarR family winged helix-turn-helix transcriptional regulator, which yields MAKGKSGTKGGVVALERSPSHLLHRTLQLALDIYAEEFGPGAITQRQYAVLAATADHEDSTQTDLVRITGIDRSTLADMAARMIAKGLLERRRSDVDARANAVRLTDQGREVLEAARPKMAAADARLLKLISGGGRRETFVGLLKDLIRAADAAAAQPPAEPAGKHTKPAKPAKAAKLESKKKKKPKKAA from the coding sequence ATGGCCAAGGGCAAGTCCGGAACCAAGGGCGGCGTCGTCGCCCTCGAGCGTTCGCCGAGCCACCTGCTGCATCGCACCCTGCAGCTCGCCCTGGACATCTACGCCGAGGAATTCGGTCCCGGGGCGATCACCCAGCGTCAGTACGCGGTGCTGGCCGCGACGGCGGACCATGAAGACTCCACCCAGACCGACCTCGTGCGGATCACCGGCATCGACCGCTCGACGCTGGCCGACATGGCCGCGCGGATGATCGCCAAGGGCCTGCTCGAGCGGCGGCGTTCCGACGTCGACGCCCGCGCCAACGCGGTCCGGCTCACCGACCAGGGCCGAGAGGTGCTGGAGGCGGCGCGGCCGAAGATGGCCGCGGCCGACGCCCGTCTGCTGAAGCTGATCTCCGGCGGCGGCCGCCGCGAGACTTTCGTCGGGCTGCTCAAGGACCTGATCCGGGCCGCCGACGCCGCGGCCGCCCAGCCGCCGGCGGAGCCTGCCGGCAAACACACCAAGCCGGCCAAACCCGCCAAGGCGGCGAAGCTCGAATCGAAGAAAAAGAAGAAGCCGAAGAAGGCCGCCTAG
- a CDS encoding trimeric intracellular cation channel family protein translates to MDRLAATLTVLDYAAVAVFGASGALAAARRKHDIVTFGFFAAVTGVGGGTLRDLLIGAPVFWVGRPAYVVVCLAAAVAVWVFGWGRGRERFLIWSDALGMAAYAVVGALKAVSLGVPAFSAIVMGVLTACFGGIIRDVLADEPSVLLRRELYVTAALVGASVFVLLGQLGVGILPAGLAGFALAFATRAGAILFNWTLPGFPGRAPPEEAS, encoded by the coding sequence ATGGATCGGCTGGCGGCGACGCTTACGGTGCTCGACTACGCCGCGGTGGCGGTGTTCGGCGCGTCCGGCGCCCTGGCCGCGGCGCGGCGCAAGCACGACATCGTCACCTTCGGCTTCTTCGCCGCGGTCACCGGCGTCGGCGGCGGGACGCTGCGGGACCTCTTGATCGGCGCGCCGGTGTTCTGGGTCGGGCGGCCGGCCTATGTGGTGGTCTGCCTGGCCGCGGCGGTGGCGGTCTGGGTGTTCGGCTGGGGCCGCGGGCGCGAGCGCTTTCTGATCTGGTCCGACGCCCTGGGCATGGCCGCCTATGCGGTGGTCGGCGCCCTGAAGGCGGTGTCGCTCGGGGTCCCGGCCTTCTCCGCCATCGTCATGGGCGTGCTGACCGCCTGTTTCGGCGGCATCATCCGCGACGTGCTGGCCGACGAGCCGTCGGTGCTGCTGCGCCGGGAGCTCTATGTGACCGCGGCGCTCGTGGGAGCCAGCGTCTTCGTGCTGCTGGGCCAGCTTGGCGTCGGCATCCTGCCGGCCGGCCTCGCCGGCTTCGCCCTGGCCTTCGCGACCCGCGCCGGGGCCATCCTGTTCAACTGGACCCTGCCCGGCTTCCCCGGCCGCGCCCCGCCGGAAGAGGCCTCCTAG
- the ccmD gene encoding heme exporter protein CcmD, protein MLDLDAGKYAAFVWPAYAITAAVFVLLIVGALAHARRWRRRAEELARK, encoded by the coding sequence ATGCTCGATCTCGACGCCGGCAAGTACGCAGCCTTCGTCTGGCCGGCCTACGCCATCACCGCTGCGGTGTTCGTCCTGCTGATCGTCGGCGCCCTGGCCCATGCCCGCCGCTGGCGCCGCCGCGCCGAGGAGCTCGCCCGCAAATGA
- a CDS encoding DsbE family thiol:disulfide interchange protein, whose amino-acid sequence MSRWLAALPLIVMLALGALFGLYALHRNPQVQPQALVGKPMPDLTLPDLDSGRPVRLRELTAEGPVLVNFFASWCAPCEQEQPVLVAMRARKVRIVGVAYKDAPQNTQAFLTRLGDPFARRLVDRDGRAGVEFGVTGVPETYLVGRDGMILAKHTGPLNETEAAKLAARAR is encoded by the coding sequence ATGAGCCGCTGGCTGGCCGCCCTGCCGCTGATCGTCATGCTGGCGCTGGGGGCCCTGTTCGGCCTCTACGCCCTGCACCGCAACCCGCAGGTCCAGCCGCAGGCGCTGGTCGGTAAGCCGATGCCCGACCTCACCCTGCCCGACCTCGACAGCGGCCGGCCGGTGCGGCTGCGCGAGCTGACCGCCGAGGGCCCGGTGCTGGTCAACTTCTTCGCCTCCTGGTGCGCCCCCTGCGAGCAGGAGCAGCCGGTGCTGGTGGCCATGCGGGCCCGCAAGGTCCGGATCGTCGGCGTCGCCTACAAGGACGCGCCGCAGAACACCCAGGCCTTCCTGACCCGGTTGGGCGACCCCTTCGCCCGGCGGCTGGTGGACCGCGACGGCCGGGCGGGCGTGGAGTTCGGGGTCACCGGCGTGCCCGAGACCTATCTGGTGGGCCGCGACGGCATGATCCTGGCCAAGCACACCGGCCCGCTCAACGAAACCGAGGCCGCGAAGCTCGCCGCCCGAGCCCGTTAA
- a CDS encoding DUF2794 domain-containing protein: MAFDPPHAAPRQVRVFFERRELVRLLNLYGRMVAAGEWRDYAIDGLSESAVFSVFKRASESPVYRIEKRPALARKQGAWAVLGQGGMVLRRGHDLEQVLRIFDRGRFKVVD; the protein is encoded by the coding sequence ATGGCTTTCGATCCGCCCCACGCGGCGCCGCGCCAGGTCCGCGTCTTCTTCGAACGACGCGAACTGGTGCGGCTGTTGAACCTCTACGGCCGCATGGTCGCCGCCGGCGAGTGGCGCGACTACGCCATCGACGGCCTCTCCGAGTCGGCGGTGTTCTCGGTGTTCAAGCGCGCGTCGGAGTCTCCCGTCTATCGCATCGAGAAGCGCCCGGCCCTGGCGCGCAAGCAGGGCGCCTGGGCGGTGCTGGGTCAGGGCGGCATGGTGCTGCGCCGCGGCCACGACCTGGAGCAGGTGCTGCGCATCTTCGACCGCGGTCGCTTCAAGGTCGTCGACTGA
- the ccmA gene encoding heme ABC exporter ATP-binding protein CcmA produces the protein MIQALEIREIAVRRGGRLLFCDLSLRLEAGEACALTGPNGAGKTSLLRAVAGLVRTEAGEVAFGDVDPAEARGAGLHFAGHQDGLKPARTAREELDFWARWSGGTAASARGAAEALELGGLLDLEVRRLSAGQRRRLALARLLAAPRPLWLLDEPLSPLDAGWRQRFAAIMQTHLAGGGLILAAVHDPLPVATRTLELA, from the coding sequence GTGATCCAGGCGCTGGAGATCAGGGAGATCGCGGTGCGGCGCGGCGGCCGGCTGCTGTTCTGCGACCTGTCTCTGCGGCTGGAGGCCGGCGAGGCCTGCGCCCTCACCGGGCCGAACGGCGCGGGCAAGACCAGCCTGCTGCGCGCGGTCGCCGGCCTGGTCCGCACCGAGGCCGGCGAGGTGGCGTTCGGCGACGTCGATCCGGCCGAGGCGCGCGGCGCGGGCCTGCACTTCGCCGGCCACCAGGACGGGCTGAAGCCGGCGCGGACCGCGCGCGAGGAGCTCGACTTCTGGGCGCGCTGGAGCGGCGGGACCGCGGCCTCGGCGCGGGGCGCGGCCGAGGCGCTCGAACTGGGCGGCCTGCTCGACCTGGAGGTTCGCCGGCTGTCGGCCGGCCAGCGGCGGCGCCTGGCCCTGGCCCGGCTGCTGGCCGCCCCGCGACCGTTGTGGCTGCTCGACGAGCCGCTCAGCCCGCTGGACGCCGGCTGGCGGCAAAGGTTCGCGGCGATCATGCAGACCCACCTGGCGGGCGGCGGCCTGATCCTGGCCGCCGTGCACGACCCGCTGCCGGTCGCCACCCGCACCCTGGAACTGGCGTGA
- the ccmC gene encoding heme ABC transporter permease CcmC, whose product MIPAPAFLANPERFMAFSRWAAPLFGVIAVALALAGLWLGFTAPEDYQQGDTVRIMFIHIPAAWMSMFVYICLGVASLLALVFRHVLADAAAQAAAPLGAGFTFLALATGSLWGRPMWGTWWVWDARLTSVLVLFLFYVAYIALRASLDDEAKAARASAILALVGLVNLPIVHWSVNWWNTLHQGASVFRAGGSALAPVYLWPVLLMVLAYMAAFGSLWLVRIRGEVWRRRAEAAALRAARA is encoded by the coding sequence ATGATCCCGGCGCCCGCCTTCCTCGCCAATCCCGAGCGGTTCATGGCGTTCTCGCGCTGGGCGGCGCCGCTGTTCGGCGTGATCGCGGTGGCCCTGGCGCTCGCCGGCCTGTGGCTCGGCTTCACCGCGCCGGAGGACTACCAGCAGGGCGACACCGTGCGGATCATGTTCATCCACATCCCGGCCGCCTGGATGAGCATGTTCGTCTACATCTGCCTGGGCGTCGCCAGCCTGCTGGCGCTGGTGTTCCGCCACGTGCTGGCCGACGCCGCGGCCCAGGCCGCCGCCCCGCTGGGCGCCGGCTTCACCTTCCTGGCCCTGGCCACCGGCTCGCTCTGGGGCCGCCCGATGTGGGGGACCTGGTGGGTGTGGGACGCCCGGCTCACCTCGGTGCTGGTGCTGTTCCTGTTCTACGTCGCCTACATCGCGCTGCGCGCCTCGCTCGACGACGAGGCCAAGGCCGCGCGGGCCTCGGCGATCCTGGCCCTGGTCGGGCTGGTCAACCTGCCGATCGTCCACTGGAGCGTGAACTGGTGGAACACCCTGCACCAGGGCGCCTCGGTGTTCCGGGCCGGCGGCTCCGCGCTCGCGCCGGTCTACCTGTGGCCGGTGCTGCTGATGGTGCTCGCCTACATGGCGGCCTTCGGGTCGCTGTGGCTGGTGCGGATCCGCGGCGAGGTCTGGCGCCGCCGGGCCGAGGCCGCCGCCCTGCGCGCGGCCCGGGCCTAG
- the ccmB gene encoding heme exporter protein CcmB encodes MSRLSALLGREAALAWGRGGGPLVSVGFYAGVATLMPLALGPEPQRLAAVAAGIAWVALALASLLSLDRLFERDYEDGALDLLALSAVPLELTCAVKCFGQWMATGAPLAIAAPLAAIALGARPDLAPMIFACALVGGLAFAFVGGIGAALSLGARRGGLLTAVIVLPLFVPPVIFGGGALDALAGGLPWTAGFVLLCAYAAAAVALGPLAMAAACRNALS; translated from the coding sequence GTGAGCCGGCTCTCCGCCCTGCTCGGCCGCGAGGCGGCGCTGGCCTGGGGCCGCGGCGGCGGGCCGCTGGTCAGCGTCGGCTTCTACGCCGGCGTCGCCACCCTGATGCCGCTGGCGCTGGGCCCGGAGCCGCAGCGGCTGGCCGCCGTCGCCGCCGGCATCGCCTGGGTGGCGCTGGCGCTGGCCTCGCTGCTGTCGCTGGATCGGCTGTTCGAGCGCGACTACGAGGACGGGGCGCTGGACCTGCTGGCGCTCTCCGCCGTGCCGCTGGAGCTCACCTGCGCGGTCAAGTGCTTCGGGCAGTGGATGGCCACCGGCGCGCCGCTGGCGATCGCCGCGCCGCTGGCCGCCATCGCGCTGGGCGCCCGGCCCGACCTCGCGCCGATGATCTTCGCCTGCGCCCTGGTGGGGGGGCTGGCCTTCGCCTTCGTCGGCGGCATCGGCGCAGCGCTCAGCCTCGGCGCGCGGCGCGGCGGCCTGCTGACGGCGGTGATCGTCCTGCCGCTGTTCGTGCCGCCGGTGATCTTCGGCGGCGGCGCCCTCGACGCCCTGGCCGGCGGCCTGCCGTGGACCGCCGGCTTCGTCCTGCTCTGCGCCTACGCCGCGGCCGCCGTCGCCCTCGGCCCGCTGGCCATGGCCGCCGCCTGCCGCAACGCGCTTTCCTGA
- the ftsY gene encoding signal recognition particle-docking protein FtsY has product MTEPKRGWLQRLTQGLSRSSKQMGEQITSAFVAKAPLDQAKLDELEEMLIEADLGPHSAARITERFGQEKFGKAVDEQEIKEALAEAIGDELSAREGDFAPLSGPRPYVVLFIGVNGSGKTTTLGKIAADLTGRGAKVLIAAGDTFRAAAVEQLKVWADRAKADFMSRPTGSDAAGLAFDALERARREGYDVVLIDTAGRLQNKQGLMDELHKIIRVVKKLDPDAPHETLLVLDATVGRNALAQENIFGNQIGVSGIVMTKLDGTARGGVLVPVAQASDSPIKLIGVGEGIEDLQPFNARAFARSLVGLEEPVR; this is encoded by the coding sequence ATGACCGAACCCAAACGCGGCTGGTTGCAGCGCCTCACGCAAGGACTGTCGCGCTCGTCCAAGCAGATGGGCGAGCAGATCACCAGCGCCTTCGTCGCCAAGGCGCCGCTCGACCAGGCCAAGCTCGACGAGCTCGAGGAGATGCTGATCGAGGCCGACCTCGGCCCGCACTCCGCCGCCCGCATCACCGAACGCTTCGGCCAGGAGAAGTTCGGCAAGGCGGTGGACGAGCAGGAGATCAAGGAAGCGCTCGCCGAGGCGATCGGCGACGAGCTGTCGGCGCGGGAAGGCGACTTCGCCCCGCTCTCCGGTCCCCGGCCCTACGTCGTGCTGTTCATCGGTGTGAACGGCTCCGGCAAGACCACCACCCTCGGCAAGATCGCCGCCGACCTGACCGGCCGGGGCGCCAAGGTGCTGATCGCCGCCGGGGACACCTTCCGCGCCGCGGCGGTCGAGCAGCTGAAGGTCTGGGCCGACCGCGCCAAGGCCGACTTCATGTCCCGCCCCACCGGCTCCGACGCCGCGGGCCTGGCCTTCGACGCCCTGGAGCGGGCCAGGCGCGAAGGCTACGACGTGGTGCTGATCGACACCGCCGGGCGGTTGCAGAACAAGCAGGGCCTGATGGACGAGCTGCACAAGATCATCCGGGTGGTGAAGAAGCTCGACCCCGACGCGCCGCACGAGACCCTGCTGGTGCTGGACGCCACCGTGGGCCGCAACGCACTCGCCCAGGAGAACATCTTCGGCAACCAGATCGGCGTCTCCGGCATCGTCATGACCAAGCTCGACGGCACCGCCCGCGGCGGGGTGCTGGTGCCGGTGGCCCAGGCCTCCGACAGCCCGATCAAGCTGATCGGCGTCGGCGAGGGGATCGAGGACCTGCAACCGTTCAACGCCCGGGCCTTCGCCCGTTCCCTGGTGGGCCTCGAGGAGCCGGTGCGATGA
- a CDS encoding Spy/CpxP family protein refolding chaperone, producing MKLTSMALAGALVFASAGASLAQPPAAPAADARGHAEGRHGQRPDPAQMAERRAQRLRDALQLRPDQEPALRALVAASARPPGEHERRGGERGEARALTTPERLDRMQARLAEHDARFRQRAEATKRFYAQLSPTQQRAFDTLHEGRGEHGGHGMRGGKGHGDG from the coding sequence ATGAAACTGACTTCCATGGCGCTGGCCGGCGCGCTCGTCTTCGCCTCCGCCGGGGCCAGCCTCGCCCAGCCGCCGGCCGCTCCCGCCGCCGACGCCCGCGGCCACGCCGAGGGCCGCCACGGGCAGCGCCCCGATCCGGCGCAGATGGCCGAGCGCCGGGCTCAACGCCTCCGCGACGCGCTGCAGCTGCGCCCCGACCAGGAGCCGGCGCTGCGGGCCCTGGTCGCCGCCAGCGCCCGCCCGCCGGGCGAGCACGAGCGGCGCGGCGGAGAACGCGGCGAGGCCCGCGCCCTCACCACTCCGGAACGGCTGGACCGCATGCAGGCCCGGCTGGCGGAGCACGACGCCCGCTTCCGCCAGCGCGCTGAGGCCACCAAGCGCTTCTACGCCCAGCTCAGCCCCACCCAGCAGCGGGCCTTCGACACCCTGCACGAAGGTCGTGGTGAGCATGGCGGGCATGGCATGCGCGGCGGCAAGGGCCACGGCGACGGCTGA